GAACTGGGGTAAGCTGATGCTAGAGACTTGTAATAGAGCTGCTGATATCACATCAAAGCCCGCTAATAGAATAGAATCTTGCATCTTCTTTATCGAAAATGTGGCCTTGGTTGGATATTCCGAGCAAGTTTCCATATTCGGGACTAAGGAAATTTTATCAAGCTTAGACCGACAACAATTACAGCCTAATATCAAGAACACCGCTAAAACCTCCAGCAAAATGGTAAAAACACTTCAAAAATATTGCTACTAACTAAACGAATGTTAGAAACGAGGGGTACAACACTGATGGTTttaactaaagaataaagaacaTATTCTGTGGAAACAAAGCTCGCTATTGAATATTTCTTTCTTAGGTAGGCGCTTTTTTATAGATTCCCCGGAGGTATACACATTTACACATTAGGGGTATTTTCTATGTAAATTGGGGTCTCAAAGGGCCGCTGGTTCTGAGAAAACCAACGTCTTGGTTAATTATACCATGTATTAGGGTATTTTCCTTGCACTGCAAAAGAAATCGATATTTTTTCCTGCCCAACAAATATTAAttgatatttatttattttcgaCTGACTACTGTGAGGCAACAGCCTCAGTCCTTTATTGAAGAACTGAGAGGTCTTACAAACCAAACTAAAAGACTAAGCCAAGCTAAGAAAAAAAACTATACTTACCCATTTACATGTTACATAATTACAGAAAAGCTATAAACAAACTCCTATGGGAGAGAGTTAATCTAGCTTAACAAAGCTGGTCTTGTCACATCATGTATGAACCTTTCCTTCCATCCCCTAAAAGAAGGCCTCTCATGACTGAAGATCCTTGCATTACGAATAAGCCAAATGTTCCAGGCAGCCAGAAAAGCAACCTCATGGAAAAAAGGGTATCCAAAGCTTCTTTTGGCGTGAAGGATACACTCTCTTGGGTTTAGACCAGCAGTCCACTGGATCTGAAGATAATTCCATACCCTTGCACTGAAGGTACACTTAAAAAATACTGTAGGTGATATCTGTCCTCCAGGGTTTGAGTGGGGCATAAAGGGCAGTTATTCTCATCATTCTGTTGCCTCCAGTGCCTTCTAACCAGCATATCTCTGGTATTTAATCTGTCATTAAGCATCAGCCATGCAAAGACCTTAATCTTCATGATACTCCTGCTTTCCCATATCCATTTACATGGCTCATCAACTGGCATGTGGGCATGCATTGTTGTGTAAAAACTCTTTGCAGAGACCATAACCAATTATTATTTGCAGTATTATTTATGGGCAAGTTCTGGGTTCCCTCAATGAGTCTGCAATTCTTCCATGGCCTCCACAGAGAGTGGTAACTGAAAAAAGTTGGTATAATGATGCTCATGCAGGATATCATGGACAGAAATTTTGTCATCAATCACATAAGAAAAAATCCTTGGAATCTGTCCTTGAGAGGGGTTGCAGCACCCAAGAAAGACCAAGCATCATGCCAGGATAGTGTTGTGTCTTCCATATTGATATTAACCATAAAGTGAAGTCTGAATATTTGGCCTTGGTTGCATCCTCCGAGCAAGTTTCCATAGTCGAGACTATGCATGGAAAATTTACCAGGCTCAGACTGGCAACAATTACAGCCTAATATTGAAAACACTGCTAAAACCTCCAGCAAAATGGTAAAAACACTTTAAAATACTGCTACCTAACTAAACGAAGGTTAGTAAGAAGGGGTGTCACACTGATGGTTTTAACTAAAGAATAAAAAGCAGTAATCTGAACTAGGGTAAGCCAACGCTAGAGACTACTAATAGAGCTGAACAGAATCTTGCATTTTTTTTATAGAAAATGTGGCCTTGGTTGGATCCTCCGAGCAAGTTTCCATATTCGAGACTAACGCCCTGTTCGGCAGCTCTCCGCTCCGCAGCTCCGCGCCGGAGCGGAGCGGGCTGCAGCCTATTTTTTGGGAGTGGCCGAAGGGTCGCCCGAACAGGCGGTAAGTAAGGAAATTTTACGTTGCTCAGACTGGCAATAATTACAGCCTAATATCAAGAACACCACTAAAACCTCCAGCAAAATGGTAGAAACACTTTTAAAATACAGCTACTAACTAAACAAATGTTAAAAGCAGGGGTGCCACAATGATGGTTTTAACTAAAGAATAAAGAGCAGTAACCTGAACTGGGGTAAGCCGACGTTGTAATAGAGCTGCTGATGACACATCAAAGCCTGTCATAGAATAGAATCTTGCTTCTTTATCAAAAATGTGGCCTTGGTTGGATCCTCCGAGCAAGTTTCAATATTAAGACTAAGCCAGGAAAGTTTACCAAGCTCAGGCCAGGAACAATTACAGCCTAATATCGTGAACACCGCTAAAACCTCCAGCAAAATGGTAGAAACGCTTCAATAATACTGCTACTAACTAAAAGAATGTTAAAAAGGAGGGGTGCCACACTGATGGTATTAACTAAAGTGTAAAGAGCTGTAAGAACTGGACGTTTAGTACAATTACCTTTAAATAGACTGAACAATGTAGAATCTTTGGTCTTCAACCAACGCCCTTCATGCCCATTGATGCTGCAACATTACGATCGGGGACAAGTCAATGTAAAGAGTGTAAGAAATATCCTCCCAAAAGTGAAGACGGAAACAGAACATCAGTGTTGATGTTTATCATCTCATAAGGTGCCAAAGGACATCAAATTTTATTCTTGACTGCTTCTTTTCATCATTAGAAGCTGAGATCAAAAATACATTTCCTGACAACCAAAAGAAGAGAAGTAGTGACAGCTTAGATCTGCTAGGGATATATACATGATCAATTTCAAATTCGAACCAACATTCTATGAGGTGCCCAAGTTGCAAATTCACACTCCCAAACTTTGCAACGCTGAGAGAGGGGTAACTACCAAGCATCACCCTATGCTGATCAAAGAACAGCAGTATATGCTATTCGTACAGTCGGTTTGCAACGAGCAGAAATGGTAAAGGGCGCTGGTAGTGGAAGAGATGCCACATTACGAGCCATTGCTAAAAGTGGTGTGGGATTAAGTTGTATACGCAATGTAAGACCTATGCCACATAATGGATGTCAACCGCCTAAAAAAAGAAGAATTAACCCGCTTTCAACTTTCAAGATAAATAAACAATTCAATGATAAAACAGTAATACTGCTCTATTATGGTTCGAGAGGAGGCAGCAGGATCCACTCAAACACTACAGTGGAAGTGTGTTAAATCAGATGTGAACTTGcagttttgttgcatttttaTGTCTACATTTGATCCAATCTAGCGTATACTAGTAATAGCTCTAATATAGTCCCGTCTTGTCACCAAGGATGACACTTTTACTGATATAAAATCTATAGCGCCAGAAGTTAACAAAAAAGCAAATTCAAAGAACGAACCTGGAGACATACCACATGAAACCTACAGTCAACTAAAACAAAAGTTCATGATCGACACCCTTGTTCTTCTCAGTAGACTTGCTCCTGGACTAAATCTTGTTGAAGAATTCAATCTGAGATTGGAACACCAAGATATCAGACTTATTTCCCCCATGTACATCCATCATATGGAAGCCCATTCCATTTTCCCTTTGACCTGTAGAGTTTATTCTGTTCATATCAAACATCAGTCAACCTTTGCTAACTGAAAATCCACGGATATACAGGATGAAGACAACAAGTGCCACACTCAGATGACCATGACCACTTAAAATCGAATGATTATTATAAAAGGAAAAAACAATTATGGTGATAATTTGATCAGAAGATTGGATTGACTTGCACCAAGTGTTGAGGTATCCAAATTTATCGTAATTGCAGAATGACATGTTTATTCATTGATAAGATATGGTTCTACGGTACTTCTTGATGCAAATGAATTCAATGCAAAGCACTGATGTAAACCATCTAAAAATGTTAGGTGGATGAAATGGGTGACAATATTAGACATCAACATTTGAGTCATTCGTAACCAGACTGCATCCTAACAAATCAGATGATGCAGTGGAAGAGCATGACTAAGAAGAAAGGGATACAGAAGCTGCCACAAAGACAAGCAAACTGGAAATAAGAATATATAATTAACAACTGAAACCGTTAAATAAAGtataaaaagaattaaatggatgTGTCGAGGGTAAAATCATCAAAAACATAATTTTCCAAGTAAATCCATGAAACCGGCATCACTGCAAGGATAACCATGTCTGTGTTTCCCACCCAGTTATCCGATTATGTTGCGGGTAGAAGTTCACTGCAGCATGCTTACCACACATGAGAACCCACTTACCCACTTATTGGTACTGTACCATCAGTGAAATCCTTCAAGGAGGAGATGCTGTGACAAAAGGATTATTGGCATCGTAAACTACCAAACCTTCCAAGTAGAAGAGACAATGCTGACATATCTTCAAAAAATAAATTTCGGACATGATTAACCACATGCTTTCACTAATCACTATATCCACCAACAGAATGAGTAATAGCATACCGAAACAAGCAGCTGAGTACATGGAGTTACTACCTTAACTGTATTATACAGCTTGTCAACTGTTGTACAAAACGCAAACCATAGGACTAGGTGGCTGAGAGACTACGCATGGTAGCAATCTACAGCAATATCTGAAGCTAAGAGTTGTGCTTTAATATTCTTCTTCTCTTATGTCAGACCCATTTTGCCATCTCAAAACTGAATCAAACTTTCATTCTTGGGATTAATCTTAGTCAATTATTAAGGGTCTGGACTAGTCACGACTATTATGTGACTAGTCAGTCAGTACTTCACTCACAACTGGACACCTATAGTCCTTGACTCTGAATGGGAACATGTTATGAGTTGTCCAAATCTGATGTGTTTTGCTCTGAATTACGAATATTTGACATGCAAATGTGTTCCTCGGTCCTACTCCTGGACAATATAGGTTATGCAAACATGCTTTCAGTGCAGTAGTATAGTACTTGTAGCAAGTACACTCAACAACATTATATGACTAGCTGTTGACTAATGACTAGTCATCACGAGTCGTTTAGTCGGTACCCCAGCAACTGGAATATATTTAAACCGACTAGTCGCGACGAGTCATTTAGTCGGTACCCCAGCAACTGGAATATATTTAAACCAGTAAAAACTGATTTCTGTTCTCTATGCCACTTCACAAAAGCCATTAATCTAACAATAAGGTTCCAAAAAAGATATAGCAGCTATCACAGAAGCATTCCTAGTGACGTTTCAATATTAAAAAAAACATGACATAAGACAAGTATGGAATAAGAAAAACAAATTAATGTGTGTCCAACTCCAAATAGTCTGAGGGAGGTACCACATGTTAACACGAAATAAATCTGGATGTCTTCTTGATAGGAGCTTGTTTCACCATTCCTTCTAAATTTGAACAGAATTAGACAGCTGAGGTGTCAAATTCCTGTAAGCCCAAATCAACTCTAGTCTTGATTCCAAAATAAGTTTATGGCATCCTATGAATCTTTGCAGAATCTTATTCAGCAGCATGCATACAGGGCAGAAGTAGAATGATTATAGCTATTTTGGATCTTTTTATAAAATCCACAATTAGCAAATATGTACATTCAGCAAAAGCTACATACGTATGTACATTACAACGTATATAGTATTAGTCCAAATGCCAAAGGTATAGCAACAAATATAACATGTGTACATTGTAAACATGTTATGGAAATAAACGCCCAAAGGAGAAGGTGTGAAATAAAATAGGCAAAGTTTCACCATGTCCAAGGTTAGCTTGACAGCATACCTAAAGAAGCATGCAAAGAGCAACTACAGCATACTGCCAGTGTCATGCTAATATTAATGTGGCCGCCAAATGTTCTACCGTGCACTGTCTTTGCGCGCATTCCGTGCTTCATGGACAACTAAACATCGAAACAAGTGCAATGCAAATTTATCTGTTCAGTAAAGTGGCACAGTCGAGATTACAACATTGAAAACCATAGAAACCATTTGATTTATCTTGAAAGTCCACTTGCGCATGTGTATAAATCACAGCCTTATTCAAACAGGTTCTATGTAGGATTGCATAGCCAAGATTATCCAAACAAGTTGTATGTACGATTGCATAGTCGAGATACAGTGGAAGTTGCAGCAATGAACACTAGGAACCCTTTGATTTAACTTGGGAGTCCCCTTAGGCATGTACATAAATTAGTACCCCCTCCGCTTCAAATTACCTCGTATATTCGGTCTTGTTAGGATAAGCCTTTGAACAGCAATTAAAGTACTTTGAAATATGAATATAATGGCATCAACTTTATGTCACATTAAGTACATACTAATACAGTAACTGTTGATCAAAGGCTTGTCCTGATGAGACCTAAAATGTGAAGTAATTTGAAACAAAGTGAATGAATTACAGCATTACTCAGACAAACTGCTAGAGAAGACTGGACCCAATGATAAGCTCCAACTGTTTCAACCATTACATATTTCACAAAGCATTCATAAAAACATATTGCTTATCTCTGAATGAAAACCACAGCATTACTCAGACAAATTGCTAGAGAAGACTGGACTCAATGATATGTGTTACAGCCATTACATATTTCACAAATCGTTTATAAAAACATATTGCTTCTCTGCGAGTGAAAACTAGAAAGCTCCACACAGCAATCAAGCATAGATAACACCAACAGCTAAAACAAAAATACCAGAACTTATGGGCGAGCCATGGTATGAAGCTAATCGCTGAATCAGTACAAGAGGTTCGCCTCCATGCCATTGGAATCTCCCCAACATCGATTTAATTCCTTCCTAGGGGGAGTGACCGGCATGAGTATGTCTCCCTGAAATCAGACTTATTGGAAGAAGTGAAAATTGACGCATACACTTTCTTGTTTGCATGAGCCGGTGCATGATCTGCAGCCTTAAACCGCTTTGCTGGGGCAGCCTCCCCTTTCTTCCCACTCTCCAACTTCTCAGCGTCTGCaaccgcagcagcagcagcatgcTTACTCCCACTGAGCCCATTCGCCAGCTTCTTATCCTTCTTCTCCTTCAGcttccctctctcctcctccatccTCTGCCTCAACActtccacctcctcctcggtACCATTGATGGGCATCTTGTCCGTCTCATCAAACTCCTTATGGCAGACCAAACACGAGGAAGACTTCACCTCCTTGAGAGCCTTCACGCTCAGCACATGGCCGCATCCACGGAGCGCGAGGAACTGGGACTTGCCGTTGAACTCGAACCCGGTGACCGGGCACTGGAAACGAACCTCCTGGTCCGCCGCGTTGGGCTTGGGGTGCAGGTGGATGGGGATCATGTCCTTGAGCCCGCGGATGTGCGAGAGCGCCTTGGGCAGGCGCTTGTGGATGAGCGCCTCGACGAGGGCCTCCTTGTTGAACAGGTTGCCGAGGCGATCCATGACGGCGGGCGCGGCGAGGGGCTCCCCCGAGAGCGCGCAGCAGGTGAAGCGGGAGAGGCGGGCCTCGTTGGGGTCGGCCTTGTCGGGCTTCTTCGCGAGGTACATGGAGAGGTAGCAGTCGCGGGACTCGGCGCAGGTGGACCCGCcatcgccgcccccgccgcggaGCGCGCGGAGGCGGAGCGCGAGGGAGCCGGACGGCGCGAGGGAGGCGACGGGCGCGGAGGGCGCGAGCGGGCGGCCGTCGGTGGTGAggtagaaggaggaggaggggagggggaggaagCTGAGGAGGTCGGACACGGGGAGGTGGGACGCGGCGGTGAGGTACCGCGGCGGGAGGGACAGGTCGTCGAGGCGGAGGACCACGGCCCGGGTCGCGCCGGCGGCGGGCGCCATGGCTGGTgcggagctagggttagggtttcgacGATGGTGCGCCGGATTCGGGAGCGGGGGTGGCTAGCGGAGACGATGGGGGATCGGGATGATTCGGTGCGGTGCGGCTGGCTCCTATGGAAAGCTGGACGCGGAGGGGAATCGAGAGACGTCAACTCTGACGTCTGTACCGACGGTGAGGTTCGGCACGCGGGGTGGGCTCGGTTTGTCTGAGGCCTTGGGTTGGGAGTTTTGGACTGAGCTCGACTCGGGCCGGCTAAGTTGACTTTTTCTTTTGAGCAGGACGGCTCAGTTTTTTTTTCGCTTACTGCCTTAGTGATGGCCCGATCGAGCTGAGTCTGggttgggccagcccattatctAGCTACCTGCTATAAAGAGGATCCGGTTCCGCCGCGGACGCCCGTATGTCTCGCTTACAGCGAGACGTAGGGAAGCCTCGCGTCAAGGGCACAGCGAGATGGGCCGGCCTAGGTGCGTTGAAGGCCACAGCCtcattattttcttttttttgctttCCTTGTTTTTAATTTTGTTTATACTTCCAAATAATCTATataaaatatattaaaaatatttacataaaaatattttaaaaaaatttaaccaacgtttgaaaaaatgttaaatatgtataGCGAAAATATTTCTCACCTATACGAAAAAATATACAGTGTGTGTGAAAATAtttgatcatgtatttaaaaaatgttattcaaccatttgaaaaaatattaaataactatttgaaaaatgataatcaagcatttgaaaaacgATGAATGTGTATAGAAAAAGTATTCACCGTGTATTCAAAATATGCTAATCTTGCATTTGCAAAAATGtaaatcaagcatttaaaaatgttaaatatgtataGACAAAAATGTTGACcttgtattaaaaaaatgttaatttTGTATTTCGAATGATCCTTGGAATTTATTCATAGGATGTTTTTTcctactatgtttcccaacaaaAAAATGTCATAGACCTTTCTTGGATAACTGAGATGAAAGGAATCATTACATGATCTAGAATATGGTTGAACATCTTGGATAACATCCGAACTTAAATTTGTTAGTGCTTAGTAAAGTTTCATGACCTCCGCATTTGGCATTTTCCATTCCAAGTGATGTTATGCTAGGGTGTATAAACTATTTGAGTAATTGAGATTGTCTTACAAAAGCATAGATCAATATTGGGATGACATTCACATGTAAAAGTTTCTTTATTTATCATCTTACATGCTTGAGGATGGATGCCGATACGTTTCAAAGGTATCTATAATTTGTATATGTTTCATACCACAATGTTATCATTTATACAATAATACATCAACATTTCAGGGAAAACATTGCGGaagttttattatttttattggactaacatattaatcAAGTGCCGAGTGCAGTTCCTATTTTCTGGTGTTTTTGTATTTCAGGGAAAATAATTATTTTAACCTCCGAAAAAAAATCTAGAAAAAATAGATTATGAAGTTTTCCATCGGGAGACACCCAGAGGGTTTAAGGTGCCCAGGGGCTCTGGGACGCCCCCTTTGTGGTGCACTCAGGGCTAGGGGGCGCCTGGAGGCTACACGAAGCTTCTGTAGCTCTCCTTTTGCTGCAAGGTGCTCCCGGTAATTTCTGAACCGCCATAAAAATTTCAAATTTTTTGGAGTTACGAATCTCCGGCAATGTTAAAAACGATGACGGTCAAATTTTAGAAAACAAAAACAACTCCACTCAAAAGTCAGATCCCATCTGATGGGCGGTT
This sequence is a window from Aegilops tauschii subsp. strangulata cultivar AL8/78 chromosome 7, Aet v6.0, whole genome shotgun sequence. Protein-coding genes within it:
- the LOC109749390 gene encoding uncharacterized protein — its product is MAPAAGATRAVVLRLDDLSLPPRYLTAASHLPVSDLLSFLPLPSSSFYLTTDGRPLAPSAPVASLAPSGSLALRLRALRGGGGDGGSTCAESRDCYLSMYLAKKPDKADPNEARLSRFTCCALSGEPLAAPAVMDRLGNLFNKEALVEALIHKRLPKALSHIRGLKDMIPIHLHPKPNAADQEVRFQCPVTGFEFNGKSQFLALRGCGHVLSVKALKEVKSSSCLVCHKEFDETDKMPINGTEEEVEVLRQRMEEERGKLKEKKDKKLANGLSGSKHAAAAAVADAEKLESGKKGEAAPAKRFKAADHAPAHANKKVYASIFTSSNKSDFRETYSCRSLPLGRN